Genomic segment of Eupeodes corollae chromosome 2, idEupCoro1.1, whole genome shotgun sequence:
GAATAGTTGAGAaatgttagtcactaggcctctaaattttgtttgtttaactaattccaaaattattttcataaaaagtctcattttcaaatttgatttcttcattagatttatctttttttcatgTTGTCTTTACTGAAATAATTTCTCAAATAAATCGTATTTACGGATTTCTTGCATTAATGACAACTTGTCCAGAAAAACATCAAAACTAATTGCAATTTTCTTTATCTGGACGAACTGACCCCCCCAGGCCTTTGTAGATAATGATTTCAAAATGCGACTATATCAGCAAAATTTACCTAACCAGATTCAGAAACCTGATCCCTGTTTACTCTGTTCGTATAGTAAACAACttcacatttataatatttatacattaTGTAGATTATCAGCTTGTACATTCTTCTATAGTAAGAGCGACAATAATATTGCATTATAAAAAAGCATAACAATTtgtcaatataaatataaattaactgataaatttcattttcattctagAATGGTGATCCATCAGCAAAGTCCAGGCCAACAACGGCCCATAGTCGACCTTTTAGTGGCATTGATTGCAGTTCCCATTCTCATAATGTGTGCGCTGCAGTTGGAGAAGCACATGCAGGGTCGATGGGAAGAAAGTTCAGAAACACGATGGCTAGTTTTTGCCCTTGGAGTCAGTATGCTGCTGATAAGTGTACTAATATGCGGCTATGTCACTCACCGCATGGGTGTCTGCATGTGGACTGGACCACTTGAAGATTCCTCTTCTGGATTTTCAACAAACAACACCGATAACAATAATATACAACACGTGAGTATACAGaatgaagatatttttaaagttcattttATACtaaagtatctttttttaaaattttgatcccAACAGATTAACTCTCAAAATGACATTCTTCGAATTGTGGATTCACTGCCGCCAAGCTATGAGAGTGTGGTCAAATGTGATATCCCACCTCCAGCTTATGATTGTGTGATTGTAAATATGGAGCAATGCAAGGAGGAAGAAGCCAATcgaaagacgacgacgacgacagcgACGTCTCCACCACAGGGAGTCGGTTCGTTGCACATGTGAAAAGGGTGCATTAAACAAATCCTgccaaaaacataaacaaaaacaaaacggaTATTGATgcctttaaaataacttcctgttttgaattagtatttttatttatttgtaatttttcttac
This window contains:
- the LOC129947928 gene encoding uncharacterized protein LOC129947928 isoform X1, whose product is MRIHLSADMIASSPIDPRMVIHQQSPGQQRPIVDLLVALIAVPILIMCALQLEKHMQGRWEESSETRWLVFALGVSMLLISVLICGYVTHRMGVCMWTGPLEDSSSGFSTNNTDNNNIQHINSQNDILRIVDSLPPSYESVVKCDIPPPAYDCVIVNMEQCKEEEANRKTTTTTATSPPQGVGSLHM
- the LOC129947928 gene encoding uncharacterized protein LOC129947928 isoform X2; this encodes MIASSPIDPRMVIHQQSPGQQRPIVDLLVALIAVPILIMCALQLEKHMQGRWEESSETRWLVFALGVSMLLISVLICGYVTHRMGVCMWTGPLEDSSSGFSTNNTDNNNIQHINSQNDILRIVDSLPPSYESVVKCDIPPPAYDCVIVNMEQCKEEEANRKTTTTTATSPPQGVGSLHM
- the LOC129947928 gene encoding uncharacterized protein LOC129947928 isoform X3; this encodes MVIHQQSPGQQRPIVDLLVALIAVPILIMCALQLEKHMQGRWEESSETRWLVFALGVSMLLISVLICGYVTHRMGVCMWTGPLEDSSSGFSTNNTDNNNIQHINSQNDILRIVDSLPPSYESVVKCDIPPPAYDCVIVNMEQCKEEEANRKTTTTTATSPPQGVGSLHM